From one Paenibacillus terrae HPL-003 genomic stretch:
- a CDS encoding DL-endopeptidase inhibitor IseA family protein, protein MKINTKLSALCIAAALMSVAQAAAAAPVVTAPPEATQPGVASPAAAAPAQVPAPAASASVTTPAPAQAPSVPATSTPAAAADSAKATTPAAPSAPAPRPSTSVAPAAAPSVPSTAKPSKPQQPSTSTPAAATSVKPTQLDKLNHESAIPLVLEAQSRYLYAISGGSTVGESFQWNGKSYRYLSEDIGTKTKLISYLTQAYTKQASEQFVSKFFVEVNGKLAQLDADGGNLLEFNRATAKMVTMTPVKRSYLLTVPYPAGTKQANEKITVNFEKVGSYWKISSAPHVIF, encoded by the coding sequence ATGAAAATAAATACGAAGCTGTCCGCGCTGTGCATCGCAGCAGCACTTATGAGCGTGGCGCAGGCCGCAGCAGCCGCGCCCGTCGTGACCGCTCCGCCGGAAGCGACGCAACCGGGCGTTGCCAGTCCGGCCGCAGCCGCTCCGGCCCAGGTGCCAGCACCAGCAGCATCTGCGTCGGTTACGACGCCGGCCCCGGCACAAGCGCCGTCGGTTCCAGCTACATCGACCCCGGCCGCAGCCGCAGATTCCGCCAAAGCCACTACACCAGCAGCTCCGTCTGCGCCAGCACCGCGTCCATCCACGTCGGTAGCGCCAGCGGCTGCTCCGTCCGTACCGTCGACTGCGAAGCCGTCGAAGCCACAGCAGCCGTCCACTTCGACGCCAGCAGCGGCTACCAGCGTGAAGCCGACGCAGCTGGACAAGCTGAATCACGAGAGCGCCATTCCGCTCGTGCTGGAGGCGCAGTCGCGTTATCTGTACGCAATCAGCGGTGGCAGCACGGTGGGCGAATCGTTCCAGTGGAACGGCAAAAGCTACCGCTACCTGTCCGAGGACATCGGCACCAAGACCAAGCTGATCAGCTATCTGACGCAGGCCTACACCAAGCAGGCCAGTGAGCAATTTGTCAGCAAATTTTTCGTTGAAGTCAACGGAAAACTAGCTCAGTTGGATGCAGATGGTGGTAACCTGCTGGAGTTCAATCGGGCTACAGCGAAAATGGTAACGATGACTCCGGTTAAGCGCAGCTATCTGCTGACTGTGCCTTATCCGGCAGGAACCAAGCAGGCGAACGAGAAAATCACCGTGAATTTTGAAAAGGTCGGCAGCTACTGGAAAATCAGCTCCGCGCCGCATGTCATTTTCTAA
- a CDS encoding formate/nitrite transporter family protein, giving the protein METEGLRNVEQLAMKKYKIYKQSLLRYLARSMLASMFIGFGVIVAFKTGNFFYMEHSPFTYPMAALTFGAAIILIAYGGGDLFTGNTFYYTYAALRKKLRWGQVLRLWAASYGGNLLGAGVFALLIYLTGLFESSNVNSFLLNVVEHKMEAPAMQLFFRAILCNWLVCLAFFVPMFMKENGAKMFAMMLFVFCFFISGYEHSVANMCTFAIALVLDHPGTVSVAGVIHNLVPVTLGNLVGGVLLMGVMYYSVNLPFLDEEEH; this is encoded by the coding sequence ATGGAGACGGAAGGCTTACGCAATGTCGAACAGCTAGCCATGAAGAAGTACAAAATTTACAAGCAAAGCCTGCTCCGGTATTTGGCTCGTTCCATGCTGGCGAGTATGTTCATCGGGTTCGGCGTTATTGTGGCGTTCAAGACGGGCAACTTTTTTTACATGGAGCATTCTCCATTCACTTATCCTATGGCAGCGCTCACGTTCGGGGCGGCCATCATTCTGATCGCTTACGGCGGCGGTGATTTGTTTACAGGCAACACCTTTTATTACACCTATGCTGCGCTCCGTAAAAAGCTCCGCTGGGGACAGGTGCTTCGGCTGTGGGCTGCCAGCTATGGCGGTAATTTGCTGGGTGCCGGGGTGTTCGCACTCCTTATTTACTTAACTGGGCTGTTTGAGTCCTCCAATGTGAACAGTTTTTTGCTGAACGTGGTGGAGCACAAGATGGAAGCGCCCGCAATGCAGCTGTTCTTTCGAGCTATTTTGTGTAACTGGCTGGTCTGCCTTGCCTTTTTTGTTCCGATGTTTATGAAGGAAAATGGCGCGAAGATGTTTGCGATGATGCTGTTCGTGTTCTGCTTTTTCATTTCGGGATATGAGCATAGTGTAGCTAATATGTGTACTTTCGCCATTGCGCTCGTGCTGGACCATCCAGGTACGGTCTCTGTTGCTGGTGTGATCCATAACCTCGTTCCGGTTACGCTCGGGAATCTGGTTGGCGGTGTGCTGCTGATGGGTGTGATGTACTATTCGGTGAATCTCCCGTTTTTGGACGAGGAGGAGCATTAA
- a CDS encoding Cof-type HAD-IIB family hydrolase: protein MSDKKIIFFDIDGTLLDDDKKMPLTAEKAVFALKEQGHEVAIATGRAPFMFKEIREQLEIDSYVSFNGQYVVLRGEVVATNPLNREALQAMTDLALTHNHAIVYMDHANMKANIPNDELVKKSLQTFKAQLSVGYDPLYFQGRDIYQTLLMCTVEEEPFYEAVFKAFDFVRWHPSSVDVVPHAGSKAKGILEITSRLGIADENQYAFGDGLNDVEMLTAVHNSVAMGNGCDEAKAAAKMVTKRADEDGILYGLQKLGLL, encoded by the coding sequence ATGTCAGATAAAAAAATTATCTTTTTCGATATCGACGGTACATTACTGGACGATGACAAAAAAATGCCACTAACGGCTGAAAAGGCTGTCTTTGCTTTGAAAGAGCAAGGTCATGAGGTAGCCATTGCCACAGGACGCGCACCTTTTATGTTCAAGGAAATCCGTGAGCAGTTGGAAATTGACTCTTACGTCAGCTTTAATGGGCAATATGTCGTGCTTCGGGGAGAAGTGGTTGCTACCAATCCGTTGAACAGAGAAGCTTTGCAAGCGATGACTGATCTGGCCCTCACTCATAATCATGCTATTGTATATATGGATCATGCCAATATGAAGGCTAATATTCCTAACGATGAGCTTGTAAAAAAATCGCTTCAAACGTTCAAGGCCCAGCTTTCGGTTGGATACGATCCGCTTTATTTCCAGGGAAGAGATATTTATCAGACGCTGTTGATGTGTACGGTAGAAGAAGAACCCTTCTATGAAGCGGTATTCAAGGCTTTTGACTTTGTACGCTGGCATCCGAGTTCTGTGGACGTTGTTCCTCACGCTGGCTCCAAAGCAAAGGGCATCCTCGAAATTACGTCCAGACTTGGCATTGCCGATGAGAATCAATACGCTTTTGGCGACGGTTTGAACGATGTGGAAATGCTGACGGCTGTACATAATAGTGTCGCAATGGGTAACGGTTGTGATGAAGCCAAAGCCGCAGCTAAAATGGTCACAAAACGCGCAGATGAAGACGGCATTTTGTACGGGCTGCAAAAGCTTGGTTTATTGTAA
- a CDS encoding WXG100 family type VII secretion target — protein MTKIQVTPEQLDSVASQFANAHGTLNNQLNGLDNTMNNLHSQWDGMERNRFYNDYRTAKYTLSSVLNKVQSIEIELKSIASKFRNADDNPRGFWTALAAAMSASAALEGGGEAGNHAGDASKSPKDIDDWNQADADKYQQYEKLLKDAEAIGDKQVMQKIHDQMNVLRLQYEDSVTRTDYNTGETSKITSDSLVAVTELTGKDGTKTDITIDKKGNVVSYEQNNDKYDYWVQEHTQSAGEHTLGKTAQTVTGYGIGLILSRGTGVGGAGSGISSSAASGWGEHVVGIGGGMISDKVLFSVPDEGETRTMIYRTDKETGHIENMIIVTKGENEMEYRYWEDYN, from the coding sequence ATGACGAAAATCCAAGTCACACCGGAGCAGTTGGATAGCGTGGCCTCCCAATTTGCCAATGCACACGGAACACTGAATAACCAGTTAAACGGCCTGGATAACACTATGAACAACCTTCACAGCCAGTGGGACGGTATGGAGAGAAATCGCTTTTATAACGATTATCGGACGGCTAAATATACGCTTTCTTCCGTGTTAAACAAGGTTCAATCCATTGAAATTGAGCTGAAAAGCATTGCCTCGAAGTTTAGAAATGCGGATGACAATCCGCGTGGCTTCTGGACCGCGCTGGCGGCGGCTATGAGCGCTAGTGCAGCGCTGGAGGGCGGTGGAGAAGCTGGAAACCATGCTGGGGATGCCTCCAAGTCGCCCAAAGACATAGATGATTGGAATCAGGCTGACGCCGATAAATACCAGCAATATGAGAAGCTCCTGAAAGATGCCGAGGCGATTGGAGACAAGCAGGTCATGCAGAAAATCCACGACCAGATGAACGTCCTGCGGCTGCAATATGAGGATTCGGTTACCCGTACAGATTACAATACAGGAGAAACGTCCAAGATCACATCCGATTCTCTCGTCGCCGTCACTGAGCTGACGGGTAAGGATGGTACGAAAACGGATATAACTATAGATAAAAAAGGAAATGTTGTCAGCTACGAGCAAAATAACGACAAATACGATTACTGGGTCCAAGAGCATACCCAATCGGCCGGAGAGCACACTCTGGGTAAAACGGCCCAGACCGTCACCGGGTATGGAATAGGTCTTATTTTGTCGCGTGGGACTGGCGTTGGTGGCGCAGGTTCGGGCATTAGTTCCAGCGCAGCCTCCGGCTGGGGAGAGCACGTCGTCGGCATCGGTGGCGGCATGATCAGTGACAAGGTGCTATTCTCTGTACCAGATGAAGGCGAAACCCGCACCATGATCTACCGAACCGACAAGGAAACCGGACATATCGAAAACATGATCATCGTCACCAAAGGTGAGAATGAAATGGAATACCGCTATTGGGAGGACTATAACTAG
- a CDS encoding HPr family phosphocarrier protein — protein sequence MMTPIKVKDVKDIEKINQIVSNYTYDIWIHGKSGMADAKSILGMYVLKLDEPLTLVVPDTVNPKKLFKELEEFIHFPAQEG from the coding sequence ATGATGACACCCATCAAGGTAAAAGACGTTAAGGATATTGAAAAAATCAATCAAATCGTTTCGAATTACACCTATGATATTTGGATTCATGGCAAAAGCGGCATGGCAGATGCCAAATCCATTTTGGGCATGTATGTGCTAAAGCTGGATGAGCCGCTGACTCTGGTGGTGCCCGACACCGTCAATCCCAAAAAGCTGTTTAAGGAGCTGGAGGAATTTATTCATTTTCCTGCTCAAGAAGGATAA
- a CDS encoding Toprim sub domain-containing protein, with protein MLLTIFHSALVKKTEQQLYSLGTDITQERLSDWLQKGMIYRKTEYLNDGKTMKRIVYVMGYLLYSMQREKYGAELEEMLERLKGGISQTETLLNQLADVRSEDNYQGVTLNRLYKNIEKIRAALTVGYREQAFQPVSAALGMRWRESRVSKYIHFVLAVATVRIEHEQFDWKQIGAAYYGQIGGSKAFDMEKKDFLGKLEEDLGMPLHFIGLVSLGAVTPILFAGELAGSSGLYYPAGFMHATTDLTVFEMEFSTPCRVIWLVENRALLTRMCVDSFFLRSSGSLVIGLDGQIRSGHRKLIQDVMGNSPSITQVLVWCDTDHSGGVIAAHVRELLRPFQQVKVKWLLSEPMNRQVGTYSTWEQYEQALQQVLLEGRLMEQEEFLGGAELWKTWING; from the coding sequence ATGTTGCTAACGATTTTTCACAGTGCTCTTGTGAAGAAGACAGAGCAACAGCTTTATAGCCTTGGAACGGATATCACTCAGGAGCGACTTAGCGATTGGCTCCAAAAGGGAATGATTTATCGGAAGACTGAATATTTGAATGATGGCAAGACAATGAAGAGGATTGTCTATGTGATGGGATATTTACTTTACAGCATGCAGAGAGAAAAGTATGGGGCTGAACTGGAGGAAATGTTGGAGCGATTGAAAGGCGGGATTAGTCAAACTGAAACGCTGCTGAATCAATTAGCCGATGTTCGAAGTGAAGACAATTATCAGGGTGTAACGCTGAACAGGCTATATAAAAATATAGAAAAAATACGCGCTGCCCTTACAGTCGGATACAGAGAACAAGCATTCCAGCCAGTTAGCGCTGCATTAGGAATGCGATGGAGAGAAAGCCGCGTTAGCAAATATATTCATTTTGTGCTGGCTGTTGCCACTGTGCGAATTGAGCATGAGCAATTTGACTGGAAGCAGATTGGAGCTGCTTATTATGGTCAAATTGGAGGCTCTAAAGCTTTTGATATGGAGAAAAAAGACTTCCTGGGCAAGTTGGAGGAAGACTTGGGCATGCCGTTGCATTTTATCGGTTTGGTTAGTCTGGGAGCGGTCACGCCAATTCTATTTGCTGGTGAACTGGCCGGAAGTTCAGGGCTTTACTACCCGGCTGGTTTTATGCACGCCACAACAGATCTGACGGTGTTTGAAATGGAGTTTAGCACTCCATGCCGGGTCATCTGGCTTGTTGAAAACAGAGCGTTACTCACTCGGATGTGCGTAGATTCTTTTTTTCTCCGCTCCAGTGGAAGCCTCGTTATCGGATTGGATGGTCAGATCAGAAGTGGTCATCGCAAGTTGATTCAGGACGTTATGGGCAATTCACCATCTATTACTCAGGTACTTGTCTGGTGTGATACAGATCATTCTGGTGGAGTGATAGCTGCTCATGTAAGGGAACTGTTACGGCCTTTTCAGCAAGTGAAAGTAAAATGGCTACTTTCTGAGCCTATGAACAGGCAAGTAGGCACTTATAGCACGTGGGAGCAATATGAACAGGCTTTACAACAGGTTCTGCTGGAGGGCAGACTCATGGAACAGGAGGAATTCCTTGGAGGAGCAGAGCTATGGAAAACATGGATCAACGGTTAG